The Corylus avellana chromosome ca8, CavTom2PMs-1.0 genome has a segment encoding these proteins:
- the LOC132191144 gene encoding heparanase-like protein 3, which translates to MLGVSLTRLRKRKAVFYGMGSLFLLFLVCFCLYWLIHSISVDSHSTTGPGNIIEGIVFVNGTTSIGTIDDDFVCATLDWWPPEKCDYGTCSWGQASILNLDLNNTILKNAIKAFSPLKLRVGGTLQDKVIYEREGNPEPCSPFVKNSSEFLGFSQGCLPLSRWDQLNIFFNKTGAVVVFGLNELRGKTIDSQGAVGVWNSSDAESLIRYTVSKGYTIHGWELGNEVSGGGVGTRVSSDQYAADLNSLQKIVDDIYAGFEVKPQVIAPGGFFDANWFTAFIEKTPKTLQVVTHHIYSLGPGSNDHLIEEILNPSTLDSISNTFGRLQSILKSTGTQAVAWVGEAGGAYNSGHNLVTNAFVFSFWYLDQLGMASSFDTKTYCRQTLIGGNYGLLDTSTFAPNPDYYSALLFHRLMGNNVLPTSFSGTSKIRAYAHCSKKTQGITLLLINLDGNSTFHVRVSTENASSSLMTSTTPENRSPRTKFAVNRKVTREEYHLTAKDGDLHSRTMLLNGKTLGVDSNGDIPPLEPIHVNESDPIAIAPFSIVFAQIPYINFSACK; encoded by the exons atgtTAGGGGTTTCTCTAACAAGACTGCGCAAGCGGAAAGCAGTGTTCTATGGGATGGGTTCTCTGTTTCTACTATTTCTTGTGTGTTTCTGCCTTTACTGGCTCATTCACAGCATCTCTGTGGATTCACACAGCACGACAGGGCCTGGAAACATCATTGAAGGCATCGTCTTTGTAAATGGAACAACATCAATCGGAACAATAGATGATGATTTCGTTTGTGCCACTCTGGATTGGTGGCCTCCTGAGAAATGTGACTATGGAACTTGTAGCTGGGGTCAAGCTTCTATACTCAATCTA GACCTTAACAACACAATACTAAAGAATGCGATCAAAG CATTTTCTCCCCTAAAACTTAGGGTAGGGGGCACCTTACAAGACAAAGTGATATACGAAAGAGAAGGCAATCCGGAACCCTGCAGCCCATTTGTCAAAAATAGCTCTGAGTTTTTAGGCTTCTCTCAAGGCTGTTTGCCTCTCTCTCGCTGGGACCAACTCAACATTTTCTTCAACAAAACCGG GGCAGTTGTTGTTTTTGGCCTGAATGAACTAAGAGGAAAGACTATAGATTCCCAAGGTGCTGTAGGAGTTTGGAATTCCAGTGATGCTGAGTCTCTTATACGATATACTGTCAGCAAGGGATATACCATTCATGGTTGGGAGCTTG GAAATGAAGTGAGTGGAGGTGGAGTTGGAACTAGGGTTTCATCAGATCAGTATGCAGCCGACCTAAACTCTCTCCAAAAGATAGTGGACGATATTTATGCTGGTTTTGAAGTAAAACCCCAAGTGATAGCACCAGGAGGTTTCTTTGACGCAAACTGGTTCACAGCATTCATAGAGAAAACACCTAAAACTCTTCAAGTTGTTACCCACCATATTTACAGCCTTGGTCCAG GCAGTAATGATCACCTTATTGAGGAGATCCTCAATCCATCTACACTTGACAGCATATCCAATACTTTTGGAAGACTTCAAAGCATTCTGAAGAGTACTGGGACTCAAGCAGTTGCATGGGTTGGGGAAGCAGGGGGGGCTTATAATAGTGGCCATAATCTTGTCACTAATgcatttgtttttagtttctg GTATTTGGACCAGCTTGGAATGGCATCATCTTTTGATACCAAAACATACTGTAGACAAACATTGATTGGTGGAAACTATGGCCTACTCGACACTTCCACCTTTGCTCCAAATCCTGATTACTACAG TGCCCTTCTTTTTCACCGCTTAATGGGAAACAATGTTCTGCCCACAAGCTTCTCGGGAACAAGTAAAATACGCGCTTATGCTCACTGTTCAAAGAAAACG CAAGGAATCACGTTGCTTCTGATCAACCTAGATGGTAACAGTACATTTCACGTGCGTGTGTCGACTGAAAATGCTAGCAGCAGCCTCATGACTTCAACTACACCAGAAAATCGAAGTCCAAGAACAAAATTTGCTGTAAATCGTAAGGTTACAAGAGAAGAATACCACTTGACAGCAAAAGATGGGGATTTACACAGTCGAACAATGCTTCTAAATGGGAAAACACTTGGTGTAGATTCAAATGGGGATATTCCACCCTTGGAACCAATACATGTAAATGAATCAGATCCAATAGCTATTGCTCCTTTCTCTATTGTATTTGCTCAAATACCTTATATTAACTTCTCTGCCTGTAAGTAA